The proteins below are encoded in one region of Aequorivita iocasae:
- a CDS encoding 2TM domain-containing protein: MRILKDFGKAFFVGTLVFIILGLIQYANGYQYDNGRDILITFLYNQLYAVILYMVNAYYFDFLLKVFPNEVFKLKNLLKGLFGGILVTLLALFLIRIITEVLIDGRGFSEFIASEKMQYYYISFVISVVVTTIFYVAYYYRNKQQTIVKEQKIIAGTASAKFDALKNQLDPHFLFNSLNVLTSLIEENPEAATRFTTSLSKVYRYVLEQKNKELVTLEEELRFAELYMSLLAVRFEDSIVFTSPSKLENPQAKVVPLSLQLLLENAVKHNQVMPSKKLYITISEENGNLVVTNNSQPKQVLKESTGVGLRNIRDRYALLTKRPVIINESEKKFSIAIPILGENLQIMNTPDAYISEKKYKLAKKRVEKLKGFYIHLTLYILMAPVFIYLNYISRAGFPWALFPIVGWGIGVMGHAAETFNYNPFFGKDWEARKIRELMDKDE; this comes from the coding sequence ATGCGTATTTTAAAGGATTTTGGTAAGGCTTTTTTTGTAGGAACCCTAGTTTTTATTATTCTGGGTTTGATACAGTATGCCAACGGATATCAGTATGATAATGGAAGGGATATTCTTATCACTTTTCTATATAATCAGCTGTATGCCGTGATTCTTTATATGGTGAATGCGTATTATTTTGATTTTTTGTTAAAGGTCTTTCCTAATGAAGTCTTTAAGCTGAAGAACCTTTTAAAAGGACTTTTCGGGGGAATTCTTGTTACTCTTTTGGCACTTTTCCTAATAAGGATCATAACGGAAGTGCTTATAGATGGAAGGGGCTTTTCAGAGTTTATTGCTTCCGAAAAGATGCAGTATTACTACATTTCATTTGTAATATCTGTAGTGGTCACGACCATTTTTTATGTGGCCTATTACTACAGAAATAAGCAGCAAACTATTGTAAAGGAACAGAAAATAATTGCCGGTACGGCTTCGGCAAAATTTGATGCCCTTAAAAACCAACTGGATCCGCATTTTCTTTTCAATAGTTTAAATGTACTCACCAGTTTAATTGAAGAAAATCCCGAAGCCGCTACACGTTTTACTACTTCGCTTTCCAAAGTGTATCGCTATGTTTTGGAACAAAAAAATAAAGAGTTGGTTACGCTGGAAGAGGAACTGAGGTTTGCGGAACTTTATATGTCGCTACTGGCGGTACGTTTTGAGGACAGTATTGTTTTTACTTCACCTTCAAAATTGGAAAACCCGCAGGCCAAGGTAGTTCCGTTATCGCTTCAACTTTTGTTGGAAAACGCAGTTAAGCACAACCAGGTTATGCCTTCGAAAAAACTTTATATAACTATTTCAGAAGAAAACGGCAATTTGGTTGTCACCAATAACAGTCAGCCAAAACAGGTTTTAAAAGAGAGTACGGGCGTTGGGTTGCGCAACATTCGCGACAGGTATGCACTCTTGACGAAACGCCCTGTAATTATTAACGAAAGCGAAAAAAAGTTCAGCATTGCAATACCCATTTTGGGTGAAAATCTTCAAATTATGAACACACCGGATGCTTATATTTCAGAAAAAAAGTACAAACTCGCTAAAAAACGGGTGGAAAAACTAAAAGGGTTTTACATTCACTTAACGCTATATATTTTAATGGCTCCGGTATTTATTTACTTAAATTATATTTCCCGGGCGGGCTTTCCGTGGGCGCTTTTCCCGATAGTTGGTTGGGGCATTGGGGTTATGGGCCACGCTGCGGAAACTTTTAATTACAACCCGTTTTTTGGCAAGGATTGGGAAGCGCGTAAAATTCGTGAGCTAATGGATAAGGATGAATAA
- a CDS encoding 2TM domain-containing protein, with product METENNKDNKYFKAKQRVAEIKKFYTSLMFYVVFICALAGLNYYTNELRYPWFLWAAFGWGIGIFFQAIKTFRWAPFIGKDWEEKKMKQFMEEEEQKSKNNWN from the coding sequence ATGGAAACCGAAAATAACAAAGACAACAAATATTTTAAAGCCAAACAACGGGTGGCAGAGATCAAGAAATTCTACACCAGTTTGATGTTTTATGTAGTATTCATTTGCGCTTTGGCAGGACTGAATTACTATACCAATGAATTAAGGTATCCATGGTTTTTGTGGGCAGCATTCGGTTGGGGAATCGGGATCTTTTTTCAGGCCATTAAAACATTTAGATGGGCGCCATTTATTGGCAAGGACTGGGAAGAAAAAAAGATGAAACAGTTTATGGAAGAGGAGGAACAAAAATCTAAAAATAATTGGAACTAA
- a CDS encoding 2TM domain-containing protein — protein sequence MYSENLKWRKARRRVDALKGFYKHLLVYILVNVALFIIRGRVLEFFQIESNDKNFVEWIDWNILIVPLFWGIGLLFHAAKVFQYKFKFLKNWEDRQLKKFLKEE from the coding sequence ATGTATTCTGAAAATTTAAAATGGAGAAAGGCCCGTAGAAGGGTAGATGCGCTAAAAGGATTCTACAAACATCTGTTGGTTTATATACTTGTAAATGTTGCCCTGTTTATTATAAGGGGAAGGGTTTTGGAATTTTTTCAAATTGAATCGAACGATAAAAATTTTGTTGAGTGGATTGATTGGAATATTTTGATAGTTCCACTGTTTTGGGGCATCGGGCTACTCTTTCACGCGGCTAAGGTTTTTCAATATAAATTCAAGTTCCTAAAAAACTGGGAAGACAGACAACTAAAAAAATTTCTTAAAGAAGAATAA
- a CDS encoding 2TM domain-containing protein: MDTKKSLAYLRAKKKVETLKGFYSHLAVYIIVNIAIILVSANVFNAKEINFAHWSNYVTAIFWGIGLVSHALYVFFVMNVNNNFLKRWEEKKIKQFLEQDL; the protein is encoded by the coding sequence ATGGACACCAAGAAAAGTTTGGCCTACCTGCGGGCAAAGAAAAAAGTGGAAACCCTAAAGGGATTTTACAGTCACTTGGCGGTGTATATAATTGTTAACATAGCGATTATCCTTGTTTCGGCCAATGTTTTTAATGCTAAGGAAATAAACTTTGCACATTGGAGCAATTACGTTACCGCTATTTTTTGGGGCATCGGTTTGGTGTCTCACGCCCTGTACGTGTTCTTTGTTATGAATGTGAACAATAATTTTCTAAAACGCTGGGAAGAGAAAAAAATAAAGCAATTTTTGGAGCAAGACCTTTAG
- a CDS encoding LytR/AlgR family response regulator transcription factor gives MNVLIIEDEKPSARYLQRMLEKQKVNVNQMLHSVEEAVVWFQNNEHPDLIFLDIQLSDGLSFEIFDTVEVNSAIIFTTAFDEYALQAFKLNSIDYLLKPIDEAELQAAVKKYKSFKPSPANVQLNFEDIKKLLVNPVEREYKKRFTTKIGQHIKMISVDEIECFYSENKGTYAHTVDGRDYLLETTLEQLEQELSPATFFRISRKFYININSIKDIIAYTNSRLQLKLNSFKGQEVIVARERVKDFKLWLE, from the coding sequence ATGAACGTACTGATCATCGAAGACGAAAAACCCTCTGCTCGTTACCTGCAGCGGATGCTCGAAAAGCAAAAGGTAAACGTAAACCAAATGCTGCATAGCGTGGAAGAAGCTGTGGTGTGGTTTCAAAACAATGAACATCCCGATTTGATATTTCTCGATATTCAATTGAGCGACGGACTTTCCTTTGAAATTTTTGATACGGTGGAAGTAAACAGTGCAATAATTTTCACCACGGCTTTTGATGAATATGCCTTGCAGGCATTCAAACTGAATAGTATTGACTATCTATTGAAACCAATTGACGAAGCCGAGCTTCAGGCTGCCGTTAAAAAGTATAAATCCTTTAAACCTAGCCCCGCAAACGTACAGCTCAATTTTGAGGATATTAAAAAACTGCTCGTAAATCCTGTGGAGCGCGAGTATAAAAAGCGATTTACCACAAAAATAGGGCAGCACATAAAAATGATTTCTGTTGATGAAATAGAATGTTTTTATTCTGAAAACAAAGGTACATACGCACACACCGTAGATGGCCGCGATTATCTATTGGAAACTACTTTGGAACAACTGGAGCAGGAACTTTCTCCGGCAACGTTTTTTAGAATAAGCCGGAAGTTTTACATAAATATCAATTCAATAAAAGATATAATTGCGTACACAAATTCCCGGCTTCAATTAAAGCTTAATAGTTTTAAGGGACAGGAAGTGATTGTAGCCCGCGAGCGTGTTAAGGATTTCAAGCTTTGGTTGGAGTAG
- a CDS encoding LETM1-related biofilm-associated protein produces the protein MNPSAPDWILKFLNLFDTNDLVAPYNDEHEFYDALKQTGFIYGISVAALPKKSYGKLKLTKEELTKINLFHALLFQFYKENKTVDNKEAVASILLFYKDLEKKKTGFFHKFSLNQSPVNNLEHILSTRLQEANTLLKKNTVSLLTYALLYLDVLAYKQWLSEPNSAKKYYKQLEAFVLTGCFYTLKSKKKKTKYDKLLIELFETSSQYIIDDTEGGAATFLESLNYLKNSKNSLEKKYLLDLCCLTVWEDLKMDEIEHQFLQQLLVTLDYPETELQKSLLALNTFSKNYTEKILLFEYSHPVKQFYKQSASTVKLLIIRNKDRLARELEESGELMVLLGQSTLRDLSVEEKSKVKEQLLDICKTIPSLTIFLLPGGTVLLPLLVKFIPKLLPSSFQENRIETLKRKD, from the coding sequence ATGAACCCCTCCGCACCAGATTGGATCTTAAAATTTCTAAATCTTTTTGATACGAACGATCTCGTGGCACCTTATAATGATGAACATGAATTTTATGACGCTTTAAAGCAAACCGGTTTTATATATGGAATTTCGGTTGCTGCTCTACCTAAAAAATCGTACGGTAAATTAAAACTTACCAAGGAAGAACTTACAAAAATAAACCTCTTCCACGCTTTGCTGTTTCAATTTTATAAAGAAAATAAAACCGTAGATAATAAGGAAGCTGTGGCTAGTATTTTGTTATTCTACAAAGATCTGGAAAAGAAGAAAACTGGTTTTTTTCACAAATTTTCACTCAATCAAAGTCCAGTCAATAATTTGGAACATATACTTTCTACGCGTTTGCAGGAAGCAAATACTCTTCTTAAAAAGAATACCGTTTCATTACTTACCTATGCCCTTCTCTATTTAGACGTTTTGGCATACAAGCAATGGCTTTCAGAGCCAAATTCTGCAAAAAAATATTACAAACAACTGGAAGCCTTTGTGTTAACTGGCTGTTTTTATACTTTGAAATCCAAAAAGAAAAAAACAAAGTACGACAAACTGTTAATCGAACTATTTGAAACTTCTTCACAATATATAATTGATGATACTGAAGGCGGCGCGGCCACTTTTTTGGAAAGCCTAAATTATTTGAAGAATAGCAAAAATTCATTGGAGAAAAAATATCTGCTTGACCTTTGCTGCCTTACCGTGTGGGAGGATTTAAAGATGGATGAAATAGAACATCAATTTTTACAGCAGCTTTTGGTTACACTTGATTATCCTGAAACCGAACTTCAAAAAAGTCTGCTGGCGCTAAATACTTTTTCAAAAAATTATACAGAAAAAATCCTACTCTTTGAATATTCGCACCCAGTGAAGCAGTTTTACAAACAATCTGCTTCAACTGTAAAATTGTTGATTATCCGCAACAAAGACCGTTTGGCACGCGAACTGGAGGAAAGTGGCGAATTGATGGTGCTGCTTGGGCAGTCCACCCTCCGCGATCTTTCTGTTGAAGAAAAATCGAAAGTGAAAGAACAATTATTGGATATTTGTAAAACCATCCCATCGCTTACAATATTTCTATTGCCCGGCGGAACGGTTCTTTTGCCGCTTTTGGTGAAATTTATTCCGAAGCTTTTACCGTCTTCCTTTCAGGAAAATAGAATTGAAACTTTAAAAAGAAAAGATTAG
- a CDS encoding DUF4331 family protein, whose translation MKKSKIFAVIGGIGVAVLSIFLISADHIDAPAVAGTNADITDFYAFQGENSGNLVFATNVQGLLAPGQPTEQAEFDESVLIEINIDNNNDLKEDLVIQAIRRGDSMYFFGPTAPATQGLQSTIATSTRRSVKISTKDDVQTAEIDGMKFFAGPREDPFYFDFNQYNEILAGTATSFDNPGTDTFAGSNVLSVVVEVPKSMLPGGVAGVNPFAPNTPIYNVWVEAKRKQ comes from the coding sequence ATGAAAAAATCAAAAATTTTTGCAGTAATCGGTGGAATAGGCGTAGCCGTACTATCGATATTTTTAATATCCGCAGATCACATTGACGCTCCAGCAGTAGCAGGAACCAATGCGGATATAACAGACTTTTATGCCTTTCAGGGTGAAAATAGCGGAAACCTTGTTTTTGCTACAAACGTTCAAGGGCTCTTGGCTCCAGGGCAACCCACGGAGCAGGCTGAGTTTGACGAGTCAGTTTTAATTGAAATTAATATTGACAATAACAACGATCTTAAGGAAGATTTAGTTATTCAAGCTATTAGACGTGGTGACTCCATGTATTTCTTTGGACCAACCGCACCAGCAACGCAAGGTTTGCAAAGTACAATTGCAACTTCAACCCGCAGAAGCGTAAAAATTTCTACCAAGGATGATGTCCAAACAGCTGAAATAGATGGTATGAAGTTTTTTGCGGGACCCCGCGAAGATCCTTTCTACTTTGATTTCAATCAATACAATGAAATTTTAGCGGGTACAGCAACCAGTTTTGACAATCCGGGTACCGACACCTTTGCAGGCTCAAACGTATTGAGCGTTGTAGTGGAAGTTCCAAAATCCATGCTTCCAGGAGGCGTAGCGGGTGTAAATCCATTTGCACCCAACACACCTATATATAATGTGTGGGTTGAAGCTAAAAGAAAACAATAA
- a CDS encoding DUF4331 family protein, which produces MKTLKYITLFAAISTSLLFVQCKDDDDNVIIQETCTDGIMNGEETDVDCGGPDCTPCGQVLDFSGTYMQEDQMGRPGINTVFGTDGFKDTFNVTVPSEMQAAFQDKFETKLLGLNPGYTENALGLDATTFTTVLSNDVLWVAKTGITTYFNGTEILTGRTLSDDVIDVSLLLIFGGPDGSENPGLTSDGVPSNDVAFSSSFPYLAGPF; this is translated from the coding sequence ATGAAAACATTAAAATATATAACCCTTTTTGCTGCAATTTCAACATCACTTTTATTTGTGCAGTGTAAAGATGACGACGATAACGTAATAATACAGGAAACCTGTACCGACGGAATCATGAACGGTGAGGAAACAGATGTAGATTGCGGTGGGCCTGACTGCACACCTTGTGGGCAAGTACTTGACTTCAGCGGAACCTATATGCAGGAAGACCAAATGGGTCGCCCCGGTATTAACACGGTTTTTGGAACAGATGGTTTTAAAGACACCTTTAATGTAACCGTACCTTCAGAAATGCAAGCTGCATTTCAGGATAAATTTGAAACTAAATTATTGGGTTTAAATCCTGGATATACTGAAAACGCATTAGGTCTTGACGCCACTACTTTTACAACAGTACTTTCCAATGATGTATTGTGGGTAGCAAAAACAGGTATCACAACATACTTTAACGGTACCGAAATATTGACCGGTAGAACCTTGAGCGATGATGTGATAGATGTATCATTACTATTGATCTTTGGCGGTCCTGATGGCTCTGAGAATCCAGGCTTGACCAGCGATGGTGTGCCATCAAACGATGTTGCTTTTTCAAGTAGCTTCCCATATTTGGCTGGACCATTTTAA
- a CDS encoding tetratricopeptide repeat protein — protein MKKIITILFIAIFFGCQEKAEKITDSNDYNKYLITTNIPSKEAIEKDYEFWQEKFNNDSTHLMEMNRLSGIHAALFGSTGDISQLKISEKLIKKSHDIAARNKDTYLRSLAHNYISQHRFKEAQVLLDSAYAYPDNKKQTEMMLFDVAMELGEYERADTLLGRIKSPKDFNYLIRLAKWSDHNGNLEAAIKYLEQARQVAEERNDQALKLWIYSNIGDFYGHAGRLSDSYNSYLKTLKLEPDNHYAKKQIAWLVYSSEKNAKEANRILDSIMVNHKAPDYHLLKAEIATYEGNFSEAEKQNELFIKTAENPDYGAMYNTYLINLYAETDPEKALKLAAMEINNRATPETYQLLAYAQLKAGHKEAALKTIEEYVAGKTEEPKALFHSALVYKANGMEEKVATLKEELLGATYELGPVKAKEIKNL, from the coding sequence ATGAAAAAAATCATCACAATACTTTTCATTGCTATTTTTTTTGGATGTCAGGAAAAGGCTGAAAAAATCACCGATAGCAATGATTACAATAAATATTTAATTACCACAAACATTCCTTCAAAAGAAGCGATAGAAAAAGATTATGAATTTTGGCAGGAAAAGTTCAATAATGATTCCACACATTTGATGGAGATGAATCGTTTATCTGGAATTCACGCAGCACTTTTTGGTAGTACGGGCGATATTTCCCAATTAAAAATTTCAGAAAAATTAATAAAAAAATCCCATGATATTGCCGCTCGCAATAAAGATACTTATTTGCGGAGTCTGGCCCACAATTATATTTCGCAACATCGTTTTAAAGAAGCGCAGGTTTTGCTTGATAGCGCTTATGCATACCCAGATAATAAAAAGCAAACGGAAATGATGCTTTTTGACGTGGCGATGGAATTGGGTGAGTACGAGAGGGCAGATACGCTATTGGGAAGAATTAAAAGCCCAAAAGATTTCAATTATTTAATCCGTTTGGCAAAATGGAGCGATCACAACGGAAATTTGGAGGCTGCAATAAAATATTTGGAGCAGGCAAGGCAAGTTGCCGAAGAGCGCAATGACCAGGCACTAAAATTGTGGATTTACAGCAATATTGGCGATTTTTATGGGCACGCTGGCCGACTTTCGGATTCGTACAATAGTTATCTGAAAACACTGAAATTAGAGCCGGACAACCATTATGCCAAAAAACAAATTGCGTGGCTGGTATATTCTTCCGAGAAAAATGCAAAAGAAGCGAATAGGATTTTAGATTCAATAATGGTAAACCATAAAGCACCGGATTATCACCTATTGAAAGCTGAAATAGCAACCTACGAAGGAAATTTTTCCGAGGCAGAAAAGCAAAACGAATTATTTATAAAAACTGCGGAAAACCCTGATTATGGTGCAATGTACAATACGTATTTAATTAATCTATACGCTGAAACCGATCCAGAAAAGGCCTTAAAATTAGCAGCGATGGAAATTAACAACCGTGCCACTCCAGAAACATACCAATTGTTGGCATATGCACAACTAAAGGCGGGTCACAAGGAGGCGGCGCTAAAAACCATTGAGGAATATGTAGCGGGCAAAACTGAGGAACCCAAGGCACTGTTTCATTCTGCATTGGTTTATAAAGCTAACGGAATGGAGGAGAAAGTAGCTACTTTAAAAGAAGAATTGCTAGGTGCCACTTACGAACTGGGACCTGTAAAAGCAAAAGAAATTAAAAATTTGTAA
- a CDS encoding anti-sigma factor, with translation MDPEEIIASGQLEMYVCGALPPDEAQIVQQGVNTYPEVRRELELIEESLLLLAETVSPPVQAMTWTEILNEIRNNNSTANDKIRSLNWAAITGWAAAILFMGGIMWMLKQNSDLNNSIQVTTTENTILREEKANTETQLAENNEVLEVLRSKDYQAYTLPGNQAVAPEAFAKVYLNKKESIAYIDTKGLPTPPRGKVYQVWSLKMEPLTPTSVGLISAESEIGEGIYKFVNFPDPEAFGITLEPEGGSETPTMSQLYILGMITI, from the coding sequence ATGGATCCCGAAGAAATTATAGCCTCAGGCCAATTGGAAATGTATGTATGCGGCGCATTGCCTCCCGACGAGGCGCAAATTGTGCAACAAGGCGTTAATACTTATCCCGAAGTACGTCGCGAGCTCGAACTTATCGAGGAGTCACTCTTGCTTTTAGCCGAAACTGTTTCCCCGCCTGTTCAGGCCATGACCTGGACAGAAATTTTAAACGAAATCAGAAATAATAACAGCACCGCAAATGATAAAATAAGATCATTGAACTGGGCTGCCATAACGGGTTGGGCCGCAGCAATATTATTTATGGGTGGCATCATGTGGATGTTGAAACAAAACAGTGATTTAAATAATTCAATTCAAGTTACAACCACTGAAAATACCATTCTACGCGAAGAAAAAGCCAATACCGAAACCCAGCTTGCTGAAAATAATGAAGTGCTTGAAGTTTTAAGATCGAAAGATTACCAAGCATATACATTACCGGGCAACCAGGCTGTAGCACCTGAAGCATTTGCAAAAGTATATTTAAATAAAAAAGAGAGCATTGCATATATTGATACCAAAGGACTGCCTACACCACCCCGCGGAAAAGTTTATCAAGTGTGGTCGCTTAAAATGGAACCACTCACCCCAACCAGTGTAGGTTTGATCTCAGCGGAAAGTGAAATAGGAGAAGGTATCTATAAGTTTGTAAATTTCCCAGATCCAGAAGCCTTTGGTATAACCTTAGAGCCTGAAGGCGGAAGTGAAACACCAACAATGTCTCAATTATATATTTTAGGAATGATAACTATTTAA
- a CDS encoding RNA polymerase sigma factor, with protein MEQPNDLIIEMQNGSEKAFSRLYTMYCEAIQGIIYSIVLDEETAEELLQDVFIKVWNNAGSYSIDKGRFFTWLLNIARNTAIDETRSKAFKNSKKNLSTTNFVDILSSSDSLNKKTNAIGIQKFVNALKPACVKIIDLLYFKGFTQAEASKTLEIPLGTLKTRNRTCINELRAMVLG; from the coding sequence ATGGAACAACCTAACGATCTCATTATTGAGATGCAGAATGGGAGCGAAAAAGCCTTTTCCCGTTTATATACAATGTATTGCGAAGCTATCCAAGGAATAATTTACAGTATCGTTTTAGATGAAGAAACCGCAGAGGAACTTTTACAGGATGTTTTTATAAAAGTTTGGAACAATGCTGGTTCATATTCTATAGATAAAGGTCGTTTTTTTACCTGGCTTTTGAATATTGCACGTAACACGGCAATAGACGAAACACGCTCAAAAGCATTTAAAAATTCAAAAAAAAACCTAAGTACCACAAATTTCGTAGATATATTGTCATCCTCAGATAGTCTAAACAAAAAAACCAATGCCATCGGCATACAAAAGTTCGTGAATGCGCTTAAACCAGCTTGTGTAAAAATAATAGACCTTTTATATTTTAAAGGATTTACCCAGGCCGAAGCATCAAAGACATTAGAAATACCATTAGGAACACTTAAAACACGAAACCGAACCTGTATCAATGAATTACGGGCAATGGTTCTAGGATAA